The genomic DNA GTGCACCCACCTCACGGGCGGCCCGCTCCAGCAGAGCCTGACAGGCGATGGCTGTCAGGGGGGTCAGCTCCGACGGCTTCCACACCACCGTGTCGCCGCACACCAGGGCGATCGCAGAGTTCCACGCCCACACCGCGACCGGGAAGTTGAAGGCCGTGATGACGCCGACCACCCCGAGCGGGTGCCAGGTCTCCATCAGCCGGTGCCCCGGCCGCTCCGAGGCAATGGTCTTGCCATACAGCTGACGCGAGAGGCCGACGGCGAACTGGCAGACGTCGATCATCTCCTGCACCTCGCCGCGGGCCTCGGAGGTGATCTTGCCGGCTTCGATGGTCACCAGGGTGGCCAGATCGTCCTTGTGCTCGGTGAGCAGCTCGCCCAGCCGGGCCACCAGCGCACCGCGCACCGGAGCCGGTGTGGTGCGCCAGGATGTGAACGCGTCGGCGGCCGCGGCGATGGCGGTCTCCACGTCGACTCCGGCGCCCTCGGCGATGGTGAACAACACATCCCCGGTGACCGGAGTGCTCGACTGCACCCCGTGACCGCCCGGAGCGGCCAGCTCGACATCCTCGACGGGACGCCCGAAGATCGTCGCCAGGGCTTCCCGGGCACGTCCGCGCAACGTGTCGGATGAGGGCATGGTGGTGGTGGCGTCCATGACTGTCATGATGCCGCTTTCTCGTAGAGGGCGTAAGGGTCGTGCAGATCTGTGCCGATGGCGCCGGCCAGCCATTCCCCGCTGTAGGCGGAGGTGTCGGTGGCGGCGCCGGCCACGGCATCGCTGTCGGTGTTGGAGCGGAAGATCCCCGCCGCGGAGGCTGGCAGGAAGTCCTCGTACACAACGGGTTTGGCGGGATTTCCGTGCTGGTAGTAGGCCAGGCCGGAGGCGCACATCTCGGCGTCGGTGCGGGGGAAGTGGCGTGCCCACACCTCGGCACGGTCGGTGGCGGCGGCCGCCTCGGCAAAGGCGGTGTCGTAGCGGGCGCGGCCGGCGGGGGTGAGCGCGACCCCGCGTGCCTCGACCTCACCGAAGCGCACCCGCAGGGTGCCCTCGGAGACGGCGCCGTCGGCATCGGCAAACCGGCGCGGCTCGGCCAGCGCGCGGAACGACGTCTGGCGCAGCAGCACGTCGGGACCGTCCCAGCGGGGCGGCCCCTGGATGGCGTCGATCATGGTGATCCCGCGCGCCGACATGCGGACGTAGAGGTCGTCGATGTCGAGCACACGCGGGGTGAGGTGGTTGATGTGGGTGGAGGAGACGCCGGCGATGTCGGCGGCCACGGCGGACACCTGCGAGAGCTCCTGGTACCAGGCCCGGTCGATGGGCTCACGGGACAGCGCGAACGCGGCCACCGCCCGCGGGACGAACTCATCGGCCTGGGTGGCTGTGCATCCACCGTCGGCAGCGAATCGCCCTGCGTCGGCGATGAGTTGAGGATCGAACAGCGTGCGTGTCGAGAGTGCGCGCAGGACGCGTGCACGCAGGTCGGCGTCGAAGAACCGGGCGTCATCGGTGGCCAGCATGGAGGTGAACACCCGGAAGGGATTGCGCGCGAGTTCGTCGGCGTAGATGGGCCGAAATGCCGTGGAGACCACCGGCACCGGGGATGCAGCATCACGCAGGTCGTAGAAGCCCACCGGAAACATCCCGAAAGCCGCGAACAACGCGGCGACGTCGGCCAGTTCGCCCGGGGTCCCCACCCGGATGGCGCCGTGGCGCTCGGCGGTGACCCGGTCCAGGCTGCCGAGCCGCTCGGCCTTCGGATGTGCGGTCAGGTGATCACGGTTCACCTGGGCACTGACCTCCACCAGGGTGGTGTAAGCGGGTACCTCGCGGGCGTACATGGCCGACAGGTCGGCGGCGAAACGCGCACGCAGTCGCCAGGTGGGCACGAATGGCTGCCCGTTCATGATGACCCCGTCCTGCGATAGTCTCCGCGTGTGTCTTCTAGCCGAGGGACGGCCGACGCCGAGCATCTCGACGACATCGACAAGGCTCTGGTGCGTGAACTGGTGTCCGACGGCCGCGCCACGCTGGCCCATCTGGCCAGTACTGCCGGCCTGTCGGTGTCGGCGGTGCAATCGCGGGTGCGGCGGCTGGAATCCAGGGGTGTGGTGAAGGGATACACCGCGCGGGTCAATCCCGAAGCGGTGGGCCACATGTTGTCGGCGTTCGTCGCCATCACTCCTCTCGATCCTTCTCAGCCCGATGATGCGCCTGCCCGCCTCGAGCACATCGATGCCATCGAGGCGTGTCATTCGGTGGCGGGCGACGAAAGCTACATGCTGCTGGTTCGTGTGGGATCGGCGCGTGCCCTCGAGGATCTCCTGCAGCAGATCCGGACAGCGGCCAACGTCCGCACCCGAAGCACGATCATCCTACAAACTTTTTACGACGGAAGACAATCTCTACCGTAGATATTCCTGTGAATCAGGGCTGAGGCCGGTTTCTTTACCGTCAGCTGTAAAATTTCCGTTAGTATTCGCGGCATGACGGAACTTTTGTCGCGTGAAGCCGGGTTTGCCGGAGAGATCACGGCCACCGACGTCCACGAGGTGCTGCGGCGCAGCATCCTGGCCGACGGTATGGACCTGGTGCTCGATCTCGAGCGGTCGCAGGGCAGCTACCTGGTGGACGCCCGCACCGGTCGCCGCCACCTGGACATGTTCACGTTCTTCGCCTCCTCGGCGTTGGGCATGAACCATCCGGCGCTCGCCGAGGACGCCGACTTCCGCACGGAACTCGCCGCGGCGGCCGTCAACAAACCGAGCAACTCCGATGTGTACACCGTGCCCATGGCACGGTTCGTCGACACCTTCGCCCGGGTGCTGGGTGACCCCGCGCTGCCGCATCTGTTCTTCGTCGACGGCGGGGCGCTGGCCGTGGAGAACGCGCTCAAGGTGGCCTTCGACTGGAAGAGCCGGCTCAACGAATCCCGCGGCCGCTCAGCCGAACTGGGCACCCGGGTGTTGCACCTCAAGGGTGCGTTCCACGGCCGCAGCGGGTACACGCTCTCGCTGACCAACACCGACCCCAACAAGGTTGCGAGATTCCCGAAGTTCGACTGGCCGCGCATCGACGCTCCCTACGTCCGCCCTGGCGCCGACATCGACGCACTCGAAGCGGAGTCGCTGCGCCAGGCCCGGGCCGCCTTCGAGGCGTACCCGCATGACATCGCCTGCTTCATCGCCGAACCCATCCAGGGTGAGGGCGGCGACCGGCACATCCGCGCCGAGTTCTTCGCCGCGATGCGCGCGCTGTGCGATGAGCACGACGCACTGCTGATCTTCGACGAGGTGCAGACCGGCTGCGGGATCACCGGGACGGCGTGGGCCTACCAACAGCTGGGCGTCGCCCCCGATGTCGTGGCGTTCGGCAAGAAGACGCAGGTGTGTGGCGTGATGGCCGGCCGGCGGGTCGACGACGTGGCCGACAACGTGTTCGCCGTCAGCTCCCGGATCAACTCCACCTGGGGCGGCAACCTGGTGGACATGGTGCGGGCCCGTCGCATCCTGGAGACCATCGAGGCCGACGGCCTGTTCGACAATGCCGCCGCCTGCGGCAGGTACCTGCTCGACGCCCTGACCGAGCTGGCTGCCGATCACCCGGGCGTGGTGCTGGACGTGCGTGGCCGTGGACTGATGTGTGCCTTCAGCCTGCCGACCGCCCAGGCGCGCGACGCGCTTGTCGAGGGATTGTGGCAGCGGGGTGTGGTGATGCTGGCCAGTGGTGGCGACAGCGTGCGGTTTCGTCCGGCGCTCACGGTGAGTCGTGGCGAGATCGACGCCGCGGTGGCCGCGGTGCGTGAGGTGCTCAGCGGGTTGGCGTAGCGGTGACGCGCAGGATCTCGGCTCGCAGGCTGCGTAGCTGAGATCCGCCCACCAGCACGCAGCCGTGCAGTTCGGCCAGGCGGCGGGCAGCCGGGGTGAACTCCTGGTTGGACACCACCATGGTGCGGGTGCAGTCCTGCATCGGAGCGCCCGCCACCACCTCCTGGACCGCACCCGGCCCCACCGGGCGGCCCAGCCGTTTGCACTGCACCGCAACACGATCCGGGCGCCGGCCGAGGATCAGGTCGACACCCCAGTCGCCGGTCAGCGGAGTCATGATCACCGGCACCCCGGCGCGGCGGGCGATGGTGGCCACGAAGTCCTCGAACTCGGTGCCCGACATCTGTGCGGTGGGTTCTTCGCGTGCGGCCGGGGTGGCG from Mycolicibacterium tokaiense includes the following:
- a CDS encoding Lrp/AsnC family transcriptional regulator, yielding MSSSRGTADAEHLDDIDKALVRELVSDGRATLAHLASTAGLSVSAVQSRVRRLESRGVVKGYTARVNPEAVGHMLSAFVAITPLDPSQPDDAPARLEHIDAIEACHSVAGDESYMLLVRVGSARALEDLLQQIRTAANVRTRSTIILQTFYDGRQSLP
- the lat gene encoding L-lysine 6-transaminase; translation: MTELLSREAGFAGEITATDVHEVLRRSILADGMDLVLDLERSQGSYLVDARTGRRHLDMFTFFASSALGMNHPALAEDADFRTELAAAAVNKPSNSDVYTVPMARFVDTFARVLGDPALPHLFFVDGGALAVENALKVAFDWKSRLNESRGRSAELGTRVLHLKGAFHGRSGYTLSLTNTDPNKVARFPKFDWPRIDAPYVRPGADIDALEAESLRQARAAFEAYPHDIACFIAEPIQGEGGDRHIRAEFFAAMRALCDEHDALLIFDEVQTGCGITGTAWAYQQLGVAPDVVAFGKKTQVCGVMAGRRVDDVADNVFAVSSRINSTWGGNLVDMVRARRILETIEADGLFDNAAACGRYLLDALTELAADHPGVVLDVRGRGLMCAFSLPTAQARDALVEGLWQRGVVMLASGGDSVRFRPALTVSRGEIDAAVAAVREVLSGLA
- a CDS encoding restriction endonuclease, giving the protein MLFAAVAGVGAYLLGVDPAFCVLIAAAAILAPRFLAGALRGAATPAAREEPTAQMSGTEFEDFVATIARRAGVPVIMTPLTGDWGVDLILGRRPDRVAVQCKRLGRPVGPGAVQEVVAGAPMQDCTRTMVVSNQEFTPAARRLAELHGCVLVGGSQLRSLRAEILRVTATPTR
- the hglS gene encoding 2-oxoadipate dioxygenase/decarboxylase, whose translation is MNGQPFVPTWRLRARFAADLSAMYAREVPAYTTLVEVSAQVNRDHLTAHPKAERLGSLDRVTAERHGAIRVGTPGELADVAALFAAFGMFPVGFYDLRDAASPVPVVSTAFRPIYADELARNPFRVFTSMLATDDARFFDADLRARVLRALSTRTLFDPQLIADAGRFAADGGCTATQADEFVPRAVAAFALSREPIDRAWYQELSQVSAVAADIAGVSSTHINHLTPRVLDIDDLYVRMSARGITMIDAIQGPPRWDGPDVLLRQTSFRALAEPRRFADADGAVSEGTLRVRFGEVEARGVALTPAGRARYDTAFAEAAAATDRAEVWARHFPRTDAEMCASGLAYYQHGNPAKPVVYEDFLPASAAGIFRSNTDSDAVAGAATDTSAYSGEWLAGAIGTDLHDPYALYEKAAS